One Streptomyces sp. NBC_00102 DNA segment encodes these proteins:
- a CDS encoding YciI family protein, which produces MKYLVMVQGSQADYDAMSGHGSAEGGPAWGDQDRKAMFAHMEALNKELEASGEMLYCDGLTAPDETRFVTAGADGGPPVVADAPYDRAQVLIAGYWVLECTGLERVTEIAARVVACPQPEGAPDRPVAIRPIGEAPEGE; this is translated from the coding sequence ATGAAGTACCTGGTGATGGTGCAGGGCTCGCAGGCCGATTACGACGCGATGTCCGGCCACGGGTCCGCCGAGGGCGGCCCGGCGTGGGGCGATCAGGACCGGAAGGCGATGTTCGCGCACATGGAAGCCCTCAACAAGGAGCTGGAGGCGTCCGGCGAGATGCTCTACTGCGACGGCCTCACCGCCCCGGACGAGACCCGGTTCGTCACGGCGGGCGCGGACGGCGGGCCCCCGGTGGTCGCCGATGCCCCGTACGACCGGGCGCAGGTACTGATCGCCGGGTACTGGGTGCTGGAGTGCACGGGCCTGGAGCGGGTCACGGAGATCGCCGCCCGGGTCGTCGCCTGCCCGCAGCCCGAGGGCGCCCCGGACCGGCCGGTGGCGATCCGCCCGATCGGGGAGGCCCCCGAAGGGGAGTAG
- a CDS encoding HhH-GPD-type base excision DNA repair protein yields MTTSRKSAGESAADGVPTLRIAQQPQADELLARSPLAALVGMLLDQQVPMEWAFTGPHSLALRMGAEDLDAREIAAYSPEAFAALFTDKPALHRYPGSMAKRVQQLCRFLVAEYDGDAAAVWADAATGEELLDRLNALPGFGAQKAQIFLALLGKQFGVRPPGWREAAGAYGERGGHRSVADITGPESLAEVRAFKQRAKAEAKAAATAKKKAPAKKKAPAKKTGTTPRTAK; encoded by the coding sequence ATGACCACGAGCAGGAAGAGCGCCGGGGAGTCCGCGGCGGACGGAGTACCCACCCTTCGGATCGCGCAGCAGCCTCAGGCGGACGAGCTGCTGGCCCGCAGCCCGCTGGCCGCCCTGGTCGGCATGCTGCTCGACCAGCAGGTCCCCATGGAGTGGGCCTTCACCGGCCCGCACTCGCTGGCCCTGCGGATGGGGGCGGAGGACTTGGACGCCCGGGAGATCGCCGCGTACTCCCCCGAGGCGTTCGCCGCGCTCTTCACCGACAAGCCGGCCCTGCACCGCTACCCCGGTTCCATGGCGAAGCGGGTGCAGCAGCTGTGCCGGTTCCTCGTCGCGGAGTACGACGGCGACGCGGCCGCGGTGTGGGCCGACGCCGCCACCGGCGAGGAACTGCTGGACCGGCTGAACGCGCTCCCCGGCTTCGGCGCCCAGAAGGCGCAGATCTTCCTGGCCCTGCTGGGCAAGCAGTTCGGCGTCCGGCCGCCCGGCTGGCGGGAGGCGGCGGGGGCGTACGGGGAACGGGGCGGGCACCGCTCGGTCGCCGACATCACTGGCCCCGAGTCGCTCGCCGAGGTCCGCGCGTTCAAGCAGCGGGCGAAGGCGGAAGCGAAGGCTGCGGCCACCGCGAAGAAGAAGGCGCCGGCGAAGAAGAAGGCGCCGGCGAAGAAGACCGGCACCACCCCCCGGACCGCGAAGTGA
- a CDS encoding M28 family peptidase, whose translation MRARARRRTPALVAAAVLLPPLLLGAAAQPSAAGPDPAREAARLSRELVEAASATGAYRHLRRFQQAADAAGGNRAAGTAGHDASAAYVLQQLRRAGYDARYESFPFTYTETLAEKLAVVTPEPRDAEVEAMTYTASTDEGGLTAELVRVPVDGTTGCEAADYAKTEVTGRIALIERGGCSFLQKQSAAAGAGAAGALISNNLDGRLTGTLGDPEAVRIPTGGVSRAEGEALAAALDASGEDGEKVTVHLELRERQEARTTRNVVARTPGGDPAHTVMLGAHLDSVSEGPGINDNGSGSAGLLEVALRLAATHRTPANAVRFAWWSAEENGLVGSEAYVAGLTAAQRQQIALYLNFDMIASPNGVQFVFDGDDSQASGSGPGPAGSAQLERGITDFLDRRKTPYESSDFTGRSDYGPFIEAGIPAGGTDTGAEGIKSAAQAGKFGGKEGIAHDPCYHAACDTLDNIDRAAFETNIDVIADAVGTWSQDLRPLTGAVPAAAGTDRHGNGRLRTGHARDTA comes from the coding sequence GTGAGGGCCCGCGCCCGCCGCCGGACACCGGCGCTCGTCGCCGCCGCCGTGCTGCTCCCGCCGCTGCTGCTGGGCGCGGCGGCCCAGCCGTCCGCCGCCGGACCGGACCCGGCCCGGGAGGCAGCCCGGCTCTCCCGGGAGCTGGTCGAGGCCGCGTCCGCCACCGGCGCCTACCGCCACCTGCGCCGTTTCCAGCAGGCGGCCGACGCGGCGGGCGGAAACCGGGCCGCCGGTACGGCGGGCCACGACGCCTCGGCCGCGTACGTCCTCCAGCAGCTTCGCCGGGCAGGCTACGACGCCCGGTACGAGTCCTTCCCCTTCACCTACACCGAGACGCTCGCCGAGAAGCTGGCCGTGGTCACCCCGGAGCCCCGGGACGCCGAGGTCGAGGCGATGACGTACACCGCGTCCACGGACGAGGGCGGGCTCACCGCCGAGCTGGTCCGGGTGCCGGTGGACGGCACGACCGGCTGCGAGGCAGCCGACTACGCGAAGACCGAGGTCACCGGGCGCATCGCGCTGATCGAGCGGGGCGGCTGCTCCTTCCTTCAGAAGCAGTCGGCCGCTGCCGGGGCTGGCGCGGCCGGGGCGCTGATCTCCAACAACCTGGACGGCAGGCTCACCGGCACCCTCGGCGACCCCGAGGCCGTCCGCATCCCCACCGGCGGTGTCAGCCGCGCCGAGGGCGAGGCGCTCGCCGCCGCGCTGGACGCCTCCGGCGAGGACGGGGAGAAGGTCACCGTGCACCTCGAACTCCGCGAGCGCCAGGAAGCCCGCACCACCCGCAACGTCGTCGCCCGGACCCCGGGCGGCGACCCCGCGCACACCGTGATGCTCGGCGCGCACCTGGACTCCGTCTCCGAGGGTCCCGGCATCAACGACAACGGCTCCGGCTCCGCCGGGCTCCTCGAAGTCGCCCTCCGCCTCGCGGCGACGCACCGCACCCCGGCGAACGCCGTCCGGTTCGCCTGGTGGTCGGCCGAGGAGAACGGGCTGGTCGGCTCGGAGGCGTACGTCGCCGGGCTGACCGCGGCCCAGCGCCAACAGATCGCCCTCTACCTCAATTTCGACATGATCGCCTCTCCCAACGGTGTCCAGTTCGTCTTCGACGGCGACGACTCGCAAGCCTCCGGCTCTGGCCCGGGCCCGGCCGGTTCCGCCCAACTGGAGCGCGGGATCACGGATTTCCTGGACCGCCGCAAGACCCCGTACGAGAGCTCCGACTTCACCGGGCGGTCCGACTACGGCCCGTTCATCGAGGCCGGCATCCCGGCGGGCGGCACGGACACCGGCGCCGAGGGCATCAAGTCGGCCGCCCAGGCAGGGAAGTTCGGCGGCAAGGAGGGGATCGCACACGACCCCTGCTACCACGCGGCCTGCGACACCCTCGACAACATCGACCGGGCGGCCTTCGAGACCAACATCGACGTGATCGCGGACGCGGTCGGCACCTGGTCCCAGGACCTGCGCCCGCTCACCGGCGCGGTCCCGGCGGCGGCCGGCACGGACCGCCACGGAAACGGACGCCTGCGCACCGGCCACGCCCGCGACACGGCGTGA
- a CDS encoding type II toxin-antitoxin system VapB family antitoxin: MIFKRIGNGRPYPDHGRESTRQWADVAPRPVRLDQLVTTKGELDLETLLAEDSTFYGDLFAHVVKWQGDLYLEDGLHRAVRAALQQRQVLHARVLELG; the protein is encoded by the coding sequence GTGATCTTCAAGCGCATCGGAAATGGGCGGCCATACCCCGACCACGGCCGGGAAAGCACCCGCCAGTGGGCCGACGTCGCGCCGCGCCCGGTTCGCCTCGACCAGCTCGTGACCACGAAGGGCGAGCTGGACCTCGAAACGCTCCTCGCCGAGGACTCCACCTTCTACGGCGACCTCTTCGCGCACGTCGTGAAGTGGCAGGGCGACCTCTACCTGGAGGACGGGCTGCACCGCGCCGTCCGCGCCGCGCTCCAGCAGCGCCAGGTGCTCCACGCCCGCGTACTCGAACTCGGCTGA
- a CDS encoding LytR C-terminal domain-containing protein: protein MGGKYRITGNAYPRMRRPRRRRRLALAAVATLVTLGLAGWGTLQLIDVYSGGDTKAQAADHKRKCTTAVTRQAAAVKALPAPDRITVNVYNATPRSGLAKSAADELKKRGFKIGEVGNAPAAYDKKVPGTGLLLGPPTAADSAFPVLETQLPGTVRKTEARKNAEVDLILGTRFQAFSTPQAAAAALTALTKPAPAPSGC from the coding sequence ATGGGCGGAAAGTACCGCATCACGGGCAACGCCTATCCGCGGATGCGCCGCCCCCGTCGCCGCCGCAGGCTCGCCCTCGCCGCCGTCGCCACCCTCGTGACACTCGGGCTGGCCGGCTGGGGCACGCTGCAGCTCATCGACGTCTACTCGGGCGGTGACACGAAGGCGCAGGCGGCCGACCACAAACGGAAGTGCACCACCGCGGTCACGCGACAGGCGGCCGCCGTGAAGGCGCTGCCCGCGCCGGACCGGATCACGGTGAACGTCTACAACGCGACCCCGCGCAGCGGCCTCGCCAAGTCCGCCGCCGACGAGCTGAAGAAGCGCGGTTTCAAGATCGGTGAGGTGGGCAACGCCCCCGCCGCGTACGACAAGAAGGTTCCCGGCACCGGTCTGCTGCTCGGCCCGCCGACCGCCGCCGACAGCGCGTTCCCGGTCCTGGAGACCCAGCTTCCGGGCACCGTCCGCAAGACCGAGGCGCGCAAGAACGCCGAGGTCGATCTGATCCTGGGCACGCGGTTCCAGGCGTTCAGCACCCCGCAGGCGGCAGCCGCCGCGCTGACGGCACTGACGAAGCCGGCGCCCGCCCCCTCCGGCTGCTGA
- the upp gene encoding uracil phosphoribosyltransferase, producing MRIHVVDHPLVAHKLTTLRDKRTDSPTFRRLADELVTLLAYEATRDVRTELVDIETPVSRTAGVKLSYPRPLVVPILRAGLGMLDGMVRLLPTAEVGFLGMIRNEETLQAETYATRMPEDLSGRQVYVLDPMLATGGTLVAAIRELIKRGADDVTAVVLLAAPEGVEIMERELADAPVTVVTASVDERLNENGYIVPGLGDAGDRMYGTAD from the coding sequence ATGCGGATCCACGTCGTCGACCACCCACTGGTGGCGCACAAACTCACCACCCTGCGCGACAAGCGCACCGACTCCCCGACCTTCCGCCGGCTCGCCGACGAGCTGGTCACCCTGCTCGCCTACGAGGCGACGCGGGACGTGCGGACCGAGCTGGTCGACATCGAGACCCCGGTCTCGCGTACGGCGGGCGTGAAGCTCTCGTACCCCCGCCCCCTCGTCGTACCGATCCTGCGCGCCGGTCTCGGCATGCTGGACGGCATGGTGCGGCTGCTGCCGACGGCGGAGGTCGGTTTCCTCGGCATGATCCGCAACGAGGAGACGCTGCAGGCGGAGACGTACGCGACCCGGATGCCGGAGGACCTCTCCGGCCGGCAGGTCTACGTCCTCGACCCGATGCTGGCGACCGGCGGCACGCTCGTCGCCGCGATCCGCGAGCTCATCAAGCGGGGGGCCGACGACGTCACCGCCGTCGTGCTGCTCGCGGCGCCGGAGGGTGTCGAGATCATGGAGCGCGAGCTCGCGGACGCCCCCGTCACCGTGGTCACCGCCTCGGTCGACGAGCGGCTCAACGAGAACGGCTACATCGTGCCGGGCCTCGGCGACGCCGGTGACCGGATGTACGGCACCGCCGACTAG
- the tadA gene encoding tRNA adenosine(34) deaminase TadA: MRHALDEAAQAALAGDVPVGAVVLGPDGSTIATGHNEREATGDPTAHAEILAVRGAAAALGQWRLTGCTLVVTLEPCTMCAGALVQSRVDRVVYGARDEKAGAAGSLWDVVRDRRLNHRPEVILGVLEEECSAQLTAFFRAL; this comes from the coding sequence ATGCGCCATGCCCTGGACGAGGCGGCGCAGGCGGCGCTGGCCGGCGATGTTCCGGTCGGTGCCGTCGTCCTGGGACCGGACGGATCGACGATCGCCACGGGCCACAACGAGCGCGAGGCGACCGGCGATCCGACCGCGCACGCCGAGATCCTCGCCGTCCGTGGAGCCGCCGCCGCCCTCGGGCAGTGGCGGCTCACCGGTTGCACCCTCGTGGTCACCCTGGAGCCCTGCACGATGTGCGCGGGAGCGCTGGTGCAGTCGCGCGTGGACCGGGTCGTCTACGGCGCGCGTGACGAAAAGGCCGGGGCAGCCGGTTCGCTCTGGGACGTGGTGCGCGACCGGCGGCTCAATCACCGGCCCGAGGTGATCCTCGGCGTCCTGGAGGAGGAGTGCTCGGCGCAGCTCACGGCCTTTTTCCGGGCTCTGTGA
- a CDS encoding Dabb family protein, producing MIRHLVLFKLNDGVERDDPRVVAGEKAFRELDGLIPELEFWECAWNITDRPIAYDFAINSAVSDADALVRYIEHPAHQAAAGQWREFATWVIADYPF from the coding sequence ATGATCCGCCACCTGGTCCTGTTCAAGCTGAACGACGGCGTCGAGCGGGACGATCCGCGGGTCGTGGCCGGCGAGAAGGCCTTCCGCGAACTGGACGGCCTCATCCCCGAGCTGGAGTTCTGGGAGTGCGCCTGGAACATCACCGACCGGCCCATCGCGTACGACTTCGCCATCAACTCCGCCGTCAGTGACGCGGACGCGCTCGTGCGGTACATCGAGCACCCGGCGCACCAGGCGGCGGCCGGGCAGTGGCGCGAGTTCGCCACCTGGGTCATCGCCGACTACCCCTTCTGA
- a CDS encoding RNA polymerase sigma factor SigF: MPPQTVQKDRTELSEDVRTETPDPSAPPARTRGADTRALTQLLFGQLKELDPGTAEHRRVRAALIEANLPLVRYAAARFRSRNEPMEDVVQVGTIGLINAIDRFDPERGVQFPTFAMPTVVGEIKRYFRDNVRTVHVPRRLHELWVQVTGATEDLTTAHGRSPTTAEIAERLRISEDEVLACIEAGRSYHATSLEAAQEGDGLPGLLDRLGYEDPALAGVEHRDLVRHLLVQLPEREQRILLLRYYSNLTQSQISAELGVSQMHVSRLLARSFARLRSANRIEA; the protein is encoded by the coding sequence GTGCCTCCCCAGACGGTCCAGAAGGACCGCACCGAGCTGTCCGAAGACGTCCGGACCGAGACGCCCGACCCCTCCGCGCCACCCGCCAGAACCCGGGGTGCCGACACGAGAGCGCTCACCCAGCTGCTCTTCGGCCAGCTCAAGGAGCTCGATCCCGGTACGGCCGAACACCGCAGGGTGCGGGCCGCACTGATCGAGGCGAACCTGCCGCTGGTGCGGTACGCGGCCGCACGCTTCCGCAGCCGCAACGAGCCGATGGAGGACGTCGTCCAGGTCGGCACCATCGGCCTGATCAACGCGATCGACCGCTTCGACCCCGAACGCGGCGTCCAGTTCCCCACGTTCGCGATGCCGACCGTGGTGGGCGAGATCAAGCGCTACTTCCGGGACAACGTCCGCACCGTCCACGTGCCCCGCCGGCTGCACGAACTCTGGGTGCAGGTCACCGGGGCGACGGAGGACCTGACGACCGCTCACGGACGTTCCCCCACCACCGCCGAGATCGCCGAGCGGCTGCGGATCTCCGAGGACGAGGTGCTGGCCTGCATCGAGGCCGGCCGGTCCTACCACGCGACCTCGCTGGAAGCGGCCCAGGAGGGCGACGGCCTGCCCGGTCTGCTCGACCGCCTCGGGTACGAGGACCCGGCGCTCGCCGGCGTCGAGCACCGCGATCTCGTCAGGCACTTGCTCGTGCAGCTGCCCGAGCGCGAGCAGAGGATTCTGCTGCTGCGCTACTACAGCAACCTGACACAGTCCCAGATCAGTGCCGAACTGGGCGTCTCCCAGATGCACGTGTCAAGACTTTTGGCCAGAAGTTTCGCCCGACTGCGATCCGCAAACAGGATCGAGGCATAA
- a CDS encoding RNA polymerase sigma factor SigF, with amino-acid sequence MSVDQGSSKVLTLTKSAPAPAVLTSSSEAIDTRTLSRSLFLRLAALGPEGTDSPERAYVRDTLIELNLPLVRYAAARFRSRNEPMEDIVQVGTIGLIKAIDRFDCERGVEFPTFAMPTVVGEIKRFFRDTSWSVRVPRRLQELRLALTKTSDELAQRLDRSPTVPELAKALGVSEEDVVDGLAVGNAYTASSLDSPSPEDDGGEGSLADRLGYEDTALEGVEYRESLKPLLAKLAPRERQIIMLRFFANMTQSQIGEEVGISQMHVSRLLTRTLAQLREGLITD; translated from the coding sequence ATGTCCGTAGACCAGGGCAGCTCGAAGGTGCTCACGCTCACGAAGAGCGCGCCCGCGCCTGCCGTGCTCACCAGCTCGTCGGAAGCCATCGACACCCGTACGCTGTCCCGCTCCCTGTTCCTGCGGCTCGCCGCACTCGGTCCCGAGGGAACGGACAGCCCGGAGCGGGCCTACGTACGCGACACACTCATCGAACTCAACCTCCCGCTGGTGCGGTACGCGGCAGCGCGCTTCCGCAGCCGCAACGAACCGATGGAAGACATCGTCCAGGTCGGCACCATCGGCCTGATCAAGGCGATCGACCGGTTCGACTGCGAGCGGGGCGTGGAGTTCCCGACGTTCGCCATGCCTACGGTCGTGGGCGAGATCAAGCGGTTCTTCCGCGACACCTCGTGGTCCGTGCGGGTCCCCCGCCGGCTCCAGGAGCTCCGCCTCGCGCTCACCAAGACCAGCGACGAACTGGCGCAGCGGCTCGACCGCTCGCCGACCGTCCCGGAGCTGGCCAAGGCGCTCGGCGTCTCCGAGGAGGACGTCGTCGACGGGCTCGCCGTCGGCAACGCCTACACCGCCTCCTCGCTCGACTCCCCGTCCCCCGAGGACGACGGCGGCGAGGGCTCCCTGGCGGACCGCCTGGGGTACGAGGACACCGCGCTGGAGGGGGTCGAGTACCGCGAGTCCCTGAAGCCGCTGCTGGCCAAGCTCGCGCCCCGCGAGCGGCAGATCATCATGCTGCGGTTCTTCGCCAACATGACCCAGTCGCAGATCGGCGAGGAGGTCGGCATCTCGCAGATGCACGTCTCGCGCCTGCTGACCCGTACGCTCGCGCAGCTGCGCGAGGGGCTCATCACCGACTGA
- a CDS encoding MarR family winged helix-turn-helix transcriptional regulator has translation MAARSQYEELARHLSAVGVVKRGLSRALPTDCPGGSAAVLALLGQHGEMRISRLAELLSVDMSVTSRHVAHVAERGWIERFPDPADKRSRILRLTSSGHDVLVDLSRRSTEVFAHNLADWSDDEVGQLVTLLARLCGSFAARTPSACTPGRHSDDCRARLDGPADPKGSAPDQKPAEGLVPATDA, from the coding sequence GTGGCCGCACGGAGTCAGTACGAGGAACTGGCCCGGCACCTCAGCGCCGTAGGAGTCGTGAAGCGCGGACTCTCCCGCGCTCTGCCGACGGACTGCCCCGGTGGCTCGGCCGCGGTGCTCGCGCTCCTCGGCCAGCACGGCGAGATGCGCATCAGCCGACTCGCCGAACTGCTCTCCGTGGACATGTCCGTGACCAGTCGGCACGTCGCCCACGTGGCGGAACGCGGCTGGATAGAGCGGTTTCCCGACCCTGCGGACAAGCGCTCGCGCATCTTGCGGCTGACCTCCTCGGGACATGACGTGCTGGTCGACCTCAGTCGCCGGAGCACCGAAGTCTTCGCGCACAACCTCGCGGACTGGTCCGACGACGAAGTCGGACAACTCGTCACACTGCTGGCACGGCTCTGCGGCAGCTTCGCTGCCCGCACGCCCAGCGCGTGCACCCCCGGACGGCACAGCGACGACTGTCGCGCGCGGCTCGACGGACCCGCCGACCCGAAGGGGTCCGCCCCGGACCAGAAGCCCGCGGAAGGGCTCGTTCCGGCCACGGACGCCTGA
- a CDS encoding MFS transporter encodes MATTTPTGVRGGHAKHGGSEASAGAPMTHREIMEALTGLLLGMFVAILSSTVVSNALPHIISDLGGGQSAYTWVVTASLLAMTATTPIWGKLSDLFSKKLLVQIALVIYVLGSCAAGLSTSSGMLIVFRVVQGIGVGGLSALAQVVLAAMISPRERGRYSGYLGAVFAVATVGGPLLGGVITDTSWMGWRWCFYVGVPFAIIALFVLQKTLKLPVVKRDVKVDWTGAFFISAGVSLLLLWVTFAGDKYAWGSWQTVVMLVGVVALIGAFVFTESKAREPIIPLRLFRNRTITLASVASLFVGVAMFAGTVFFSQYFQLARGKSPTMSGVMTIPMIAGLFLSSTISGQVITKTGRWKAWLVSGGVLVTAGLGLLGTIRYDTTYWHVAIFMFLVGAGVGMMMQNLVLAAQNQVAPQDLGAASSVVTFFRSLGGAIGVSALGAVMANRVTHYVTDGLSDLGVKSTGGTGGGIPDLATLPAPMRAVVEAAYGHGVGDVFLFAAPCALLAFLFAIFIKEVALRTNTGSEAAAAPAATEEVATEVAEAVTAAPVAAATATATLEAPAATDTLVIEGTPVRGVVRGADGAPVAQAAVTLISLGGRQLGRSVAQADGSYVLDAPGNGSYVLIASADGCQPQASTVVVGDEPLAYDILLSGTSGLAGTVRAAEAGTPVQGAMVIVTDVRGDVLATGTSGESGDFAFGELVPGTVTLAVNADGYRPLALPVEIAGTGVTRVEAALQAGALVQGVVRAGAAGTALTDARVTLIDAAGNVVATSTTGADGAYAFTDLDAGEYSVVATGYPPVASTVTVAGHGIDGHDIELVHPGE; translated from the coding sequence ATGGCTACGACCACACCGACCGGTGTGCGGGGCGGCCACGCCAAGCACGGGGGCTCCGAAGCCTCCGCGGGCGCGCCGATGACACACCGGGAGATCATGGAGGCGCTGACCGGGCTGCTGCTCGGCATGTTCGTCGCGATCCTGTCGTCGACGGTCGTCTCCAACGCTCTCCCCCACATCATCTCCGACCTCGGCGGCGGCCAGAGCGCCTACACCTGGGTGGTCACGGCCTCCCTGCTGGCGATGACCGCGACCACCCCGATCTGGGGCAAGCTCTCGGACCTCTTCAGCAAGAAGCTGCTCGTCCAGATAGCCCTGGTCATCTACGTGCTGGGCTCCTGCGCGGCCGGTCTCTCGACCAGCTCCGGCATGCTCATCGTCTTCCGCGTGGTCCAGGGCATCGGCGTCGGCGGTCTCTCCGCCCTCGCCCAGGTCGTGCTCGCCGCGATGATCTCCCCGCGTGAGCGCGGCCGGTACAGCGGTTACCTCGGCGCGGTCTTCGCCGTCGCCACCGTGGGCGGTCCGCTGCTCGGCGGTGTCATCACCGACACCAGCTGGATGGGCTGGCGCTGGTGCTTCTACGTGGGTGTGCCGTTCGCGATCATCGCCCTCTTCGTGCTCCAGAAGACCCTGAAGCTCCCGGTCGTCAAGCGTGACGTCAAGGTCGACTGGACCGGCGCGTTCTTCATCAGCGCGGGCGTCTCGCTGCTGCTGCTCTGGGTGACCTTCGCCGGCGACAAGTACGCCTGGGGTTCCTGGCAGACCGTCGTGATGCTGGTGGGCGTCGTCGCCCTCATCGGCGCGTTCGTCTTCACGGAGTCGAAGGCCCGCGAGCCGATCATCCCGCTGCGGCTCTTCCGCAACCGGACGATCACCCTGGCCTCGGTCGCCTCGCTCTTCGTCGGTGTCGCGATGTTCGCGGGCACCGTCTTCTTCAGCCAGTACTTCCAGCTGGCGCGCGGCAAGTCGCCGACGATGTCCGGCGTCATGACGATCCCGATGATCGCGGGTCTCTTCCTCTCCTCGACCATCTCCGGTCAGGTCATCACCAAGACCGGACGCTGGAAGGCCTGGCTGGTCTCCGGTGGCGTCCTGGTCACCGCGGGTCTCGGCCTGCTGGGCACGATCCGGTACGACACGACGTACTGGCACGTCGCGATCTTCATGTTCCTCGTCGGTGCCGGTGTCGGCATGATGATGCAGAACCTGGTCCTCGCCGCGCAGAACCAGGTCGCTCCCCAGGACCTCGGTGCGGCCAGCTCCGTGGTCACGTTCTTCCGTTCGCTCGGTGGCGCCATCGGCGTCTCGGCGCTCGGTGCCGTCATGGCCAACCGCGTCACCCACTACGTGACGGACGGCCTCTCGGACCTCGGTGTCAAGAGCACCGGCGGCACCGGCGGCGGCATCCCGGACCTGGCGACGCTGCCCGCCCCGATGCGTGCGGTCGTCGAGGCCGCGTACGGACACGGCGTCGGTGACGTCTTCCTCTTCGCCGCCCCCTGCGCACTGCTCGCCTTCCTCTTCGCGATCTTCATCAAGGAGGTCGCGCTCCGGACGAACACCGGCAGCGAGGCCGCCGCGGCTCCGGCCGCCACCGAAGAGGTCGCGACGGAGGTCGCGGAAGCGGTCACCGCCGCCCCTGTCGCCGCGGCCACCGCGACGGCCACCCTGGAGGCTCCGGCCGCGACCGACACCCTCGTCATCGAGGGCACCCCGGTGCGCGGTGTGGTGCGCGGCGCGGACGGCGCTCCCGTCGCCCAGGCCGCCGTCACGCTGATCTCGCTCGGCGGACGCCAGCTGGGCCGCTCGGTGGCCCAGGCGGACGGCTCGTACGTCCTCGACGCCCCGGGCAACGGCAGCTACGTGCTGATCGCCTCCGCCGACGGCTGCCAGCCGCAGGCGTCCACGGTGGTCGTCGGTGACGAGCCGCTGGCCTACGACATCCTGCTCTCGGGCACGAGCGGACTGGCCGGTACGGTCCGGGCCGCCGAGGCCGGTACTCCGGTCCAGGGCGCCATGGTGATCGTGACCGACGTGCGCGGTGACGTACTCGCCACCGGCACCTCCGGCGAGAGCGGCGACTTCGCCTTCGGCGAGCTGGTCCCCGGCACGGTCACCCTCGCGGTGAACGCGGACGGCTACCGCCCGCTGGCCCTCCCGGTGGAGATCGCCGGCACGGGTGTCACCCGGGTCGAGGCCGCCCTCCAGGCCGGTGCCCTCGTCCAGGGCGTGGTGCGCGCCGGTGCCGCCGGTACCGCGCTCACGGACGCCCGCGTCACCCTGATCGACGCCGCCGGCAATGTCGTCGCCACCTCCACGACCGGTGCGGACGGCGCGTACGCCTTCACCGATCTGGACGCCGGCGAGTACTCCGTCGTCGCGACCGGCTACCCGCCGGTGGCGAGCACCGTGACCGTCGCCGGTCACGGGATCGACGGACACGACATCGAACTCGTCCACCCCGGCGAGTGA
- a CDS encoding YceI family protein, with the protein MGLRAQVRTRDGWAVQHAIVTVTDMTGNQILRATADEDGATRTEEPLPAGAYTVIVTAIGYAPAASTALVTASGRIEAGTVVLARQGGVELPPPGDWSLDPAHCSVAASAQHLGISSVRGRFTEFSGRIVIDEDIARSRVDAVIDAASIDTGNGLRDKHLRSADFLDVDRFPELSYTSHALVPAGPDRWTVEGELTMRGIARPVDLDLTYLGTGPDPWGGVRAAFRATAELRRDDFAMNYNQVVKAGISAIGTTLRVELDVQAVQGSSLPS; encoded by the coding sequence ATGGGACTTCGCGCACAGGTACGGACGCGGGACGGCTGGGCGGTCCAGCACGCGATCGTCACGGTCACCGACATGACCGGCAACCAGATACTGCGCGCCACCGCCGACGAAGACGGTGCGACCCGCACGGAAGAGCCGCTGCCCGCCGGCGCGTACACGGTGATCGTGACCGCCATCGGTTACGCCCCCGCAGCCTCCACCGCCCTCGTGACGGCCAGCGGCCGGATCGAGGCCGGCACCGTGGTCCTGGCCCGGCAGGGCGGCGTGGAACTCCCGCCGCCCGGCGACTGGTCGCTCGACCCCGCGCACTGCTCGGTGGCCGCCTCCGCCCAGCACCTGGGCATCTCCAGCGTGCGCGGCCGGTTCACCGAGTTCAGCGGCCGGATCGTGATCGACGAGGACATCGCCCGGTCCCGGGTGGACGCCGTCATCGACGCGGCGAGCATCGACACCGGCAACGGCCTGCGCGACAAGCACCTGCGGTCCGCCGACTTCCTCGACGTGGACCGGTTCCCCGAACTCTCGTACACCTCCCACGCGCTGGTCCCGGCCGGTCCGGACCGCTGGACGGTCGAGGGCGAGCTGACCATGCGGGGCATCGCCCGCCCCGTCGACCTCGACCTCACCTACCTCGGCACCGGCCCCGACCCGTGGGGCGGGGTCCGGGCGGCGTTCCGCGCGACGGCCGAGCTGCGCCGTGACGACTTCGCCATGAACTACAACCAGGTCGTGAAGGCGGGCATCTCCGCCATCGGCACGACGCTCCGCGTGGAGCTGGACGTCCAGGCGGTCCAGGGCTCTTCCCTGCCCTCCTGA